In one window of Skermanella rosea DNA:
- a CDS encoding TRAP transporter large permease, which produces MATILLVSFFVLLLANVPVSFSLAIASTAAILFGGMPPGVIVQKMTAAIDSFVLLAVPFFLLSGHLMARSGIARDIVEFADSVVGWLRGGLAQANIAAGTLMGGMTGSAVAEAASTGGALIPPMLDRGYDRPFTAAVTASASTLSVVIPPSIPMIIFGVVTGVSVSDLFIGGIVPGILMALALMVTSWVLAVRRGYQKGPVPSLGSIAKATRASVWGLLMPLVIIGSIRYGIATPTEASVVAVIYGLVVGMLVYRTIGVRDLPKIVLESMVTTGMVMLMIATASLYGLIVTREQLPQAAAQLILGLTTDPYLVLILFLAVYLLAGMLLDLGANIIILVPVLWPVTQKLGIDPVQFGIVTVIGLAIGLVTPPVGASLFVTCGIAKANLIEGSRAAAPFILALIAVVVLIIFVPGIATWLPYSAKG; this is translated from the coding sequence ATGGCGACCATCCTGCTGGTCAGCTTCTTCGTGCTGCTGCTGGCCAATGTGCCGGTCTCGTTCAGCCTCGCCATCGCGTCCACCGCGGCGATCCTGTTCGGCGGGATGCCGCCGGGCGTGATCGTTCAGAAGATGACGGCGGCGATAGACAGCTTCGTGCTGCTGGCGGTGCCGTTCTTCCTGCTGTCGGGCCACCTGATGGCGCGCAGCGGCATCGCCCGCGACATCGTCGAGTTCGCGGACTCCGTCGTGGGATGGCTGCGCGGCGGGCTGGCCCAGGCCAACATCGCCGCCGGAACGCTGATGGGCGGCATGACAGGGTCGGCGGTGGCGGAAGCCGCCTCGACCGGCGGCGCGCTGATCCCGCCGATGCTGGACCGGGGCTACGACCGGCCCTTCACCGCGGCGGTGACGGCCAGCGCCTCCACCCTGTCGGTGGTGATCCCGCCGTCGATCCCCATGATCATCTTCGGCGTGGTGACCGGCGTGTCGGTGTCGGACCTGTTCATCGGCGGGATCGTGCCGGGAATCCTGATGGCGCTGGCCCTGATGGTGACGTCGTGGGTGCTGGCGGTCCGGCGCGGCTACCAGAAGGGGCCGGTGCCGTCGCTGGGCAGCATCGCGAAGGCGACGCGGGCGAGCGTGTGGGGGTTGCTGATGCCGCTGGTGATCATCGGCAGCATCCGCTACGGCATCGCGACGCCGACCGAGGCCTCGGTGGTGGCGGTGATCTACGGCCTCGTCGTGGGCATGCTGGTGTACCGCACGATCGGGGTCAGGGACCTGCCGAAGATCGTGCTGGAGTCGATGGTGACGACCGGCATGGTGATGCTGATGATCGCCACCGCCTCGCTCTACGGCCTGATCGTGACGCGGGAGCAATTGCCGCAGGCGGCGGCCCAGCTGATCCTGGGGCTGACGACCGATCCCTACTTGGTGCTGATCCTGTTCCTGGCGGTCTATCTGCTGGCCGGCATGCTGCTGGACCTGGGCGCCAACATCATCATCCTGGTGCCGGTGCTGTGGCCGGTGACCCAGAAGCTGGGGATCGACCCGGTCCAGTTCGGCATCGTGACGGTGATCGGCCTGGCGATCGGGCTGGTGACCCCGCCGGTGGGCGCGAGCCTGTTCGTCACCTGTGGCATCGCGAAGGCCAACCTGATCGAGGGCAGCCGGGCGGCCGCACCCTTCATCCTGGCGCTGATCGCGGTGGTGGTGCTGATCATCTTCGTGCCGGGGATCGCGACCTGGCTGCCCTACAGCGCGAAGGGCTGA
- a CDS encoding VIT1/CCC1 transporter family protein, producing MEHDHDPEAIRRRLSVRPEQNYLRDWVYGGIDGAVTTFAVVAGVVGAGLSARTVLILGAANLLADGFSMAASNYSGTKTERDDKDRLRAVEERHIDLAPEGELEEIREIFRAKGFQGRGLETAVQVITSDRGRWVDTMLAEEYGLPATLRSPVKAAASTFLAFLICGLIPLLPFVFGLPVPVALATGSTAAVFFAIGSVKSLWSLTAWWRSGLETLAIGMAAAALAFAAGAAVETFTA from the coding sequence ATGGAGCACGACCACGACCCCGAGGCGATCCGGCGGCGCCTGTCCGTCCGCCCCGAGCAGAATTATCTGCGCGACTGGGTCTATGGCGGCATCGACGGAGCCGTGACGACCTTCGCCGTGGTGGCGGGCGTGGTCGGCGCCGGCCTGTCGGCCCGGACCGTCCTGATCCTTGGTGCCGCGAACCTGCTGGCGGACGGCTTCTCCATGGCCGCCAGCAACTACAGCGGCACCAAGACGGAGCGGGACGACAAGGACCGGCTCCGCGCGGTGGAGGAGCGGCACATCGACCTGGCCCCGGAAGGCGAGCTGGAAGAGATCAGGGAGATTTTCCGGGCCAAGGGCTTCCAGGGCCGCGGCCTGGAGACCGCGGTCCAGGTCATCACCTCCGACCGCGGCCGCTGGGTCGATACCATGCTGGCGGAGGAATACGGGTTGCCCGCGACCCTGCGCTCGCCGGTCAAGGCGGCGGCCAGCACCTTCCTGGCCTTCCTGATCTGCGGGTTGATCCCGCTGCTGCCTTTCGTCTTCGGCCTGCCGGTGCCGGTCGCGCTGGCCACCGGCTCGACCGCCGCCGTCTTTTTCGCCATCGGGTCGGTCAAGAGCCTGTGGTCGCTGACGGCGTGGTGGCGGTCCGGGCTGGAGACCCTGGCGATCGGCATGGCCGCGGCGGCCCTGGCCTTCGCCGCCGGCGCCGCGGTGGAGACCTTCACCGCCTGA
- a CDS encoding TRAP transporter substrate-binding protein: protein MKGAISMLSGLALLAALGGQALAADYVIKAGHGTQTTHPTHLALVKFAELADRKTGGAVKVEIYPDRQLGEEREMVEGLQLGSVDMAVVSTGPLLAFVPQIGVIDLPFVFKDSAHAYKVLDGEVGQSLLKKMEAKGIVGLAWWENGWRHLTTKKPVAQPADMKGMKLRTMQNPVHIAAFKEIGASPIPMAWGEVFTSLGQGVIDAQENPITIIYSNSLWEVQKYVTLTGHVYGPHAVMVSEAKWSTLPDDVQAMLREAVTEATAYQREQSHRLEAEQLVKLREKGMVIETVDTAPFRTATAGIAESSKNIDPAMLAAIRSAGE, encoded by the coding sequence ATGAAAGGCGCGATATCGATGCTCTCCGGCCTGGCGCTGCTGGCGGCGCTGGGCGGCCAGGCCCTGGCGGCCGACTACGTCATCAAGGCGGGGCACGGCACGCAGACCACCCATCCGACGCACCTGGCGCTGGTCAAGTTCGCCGAGCTGGCGGACCGGAAGACCGGCGGGGCGGTCAAGGTGGAGATCTACCCGGACCGCCAGCTCGGCGAGGAGCGGGAGATGGTCGAGGGGCTTCAGCTCGGCTCGGTCGACATGGCGGTGGTCTCCACCGGGCCGCTGCTGGCCTTCGTGCCGCAGATCGGCGTGATCGACCTGCCCTTCGTCTTCAAGGATTCGGCGCACGCCTACAAGGTGCTGGACGGCGAGGTCGGCCAGTCCCTGCTGAAGAAGATGGAGGCCAAGGGCATCGTCGGGCTCGCCTGGTGGGAGAACGGCTGGCGCCACCTGACCACCAAGAAGCCGGTCGCCCAGCCCGCCGACATGAAGGGCATGAAGCTGCGCACCATGCAGAACCCGGTGCATATCGCGGCCTTCAAGGAGATCGGCGCGTCGCCCATCCCGATGGCCTGGGGAGAGGTCTTCACCAGCCTGGGCCAGGGCGTGATCGACGCCCAGGAGAACCCGATCACGATCATCTATTCCAACTCGCTGTGGGAGGTTCAGAAATACGTGACCCTGACCGGCCACGTGTACGGGCCGCACGCCGTCATGGTCAGCGAGGCCAAGTGGAGCACCCTGCCCGACGACGTCCAGGCCATGCTGCGCGAGGCGGTGACCGAGGCGACCGCGTACCAGCGCGAGCAGTCCCACCGGCTGGAGGCCGAGCAGCTGGTCAAGCTGCGGGAGAAGGGCATGGTGATCGAGACGGTGGACACGGCGCCGTTCCGCACCGCCACGGCCGGGATCGCCGAGAGCTCGAAGAACATCGATCCCGCGATGCTGGCGGCGATCCGCTCGGCCGGGGAGTGA
- a CDS encoding TRAP transporter small permease → MLVMKLWYGIEQAVKALLIGLVTVMVATSLAQVFWRYVFNDPLTWSEELARYLFVWIAYLSAWLTWRHRAHIALDAVTYLRSPVLERWSARLVEVLVLGFCAYTFYANFRLLGLTVDQPSAVLEIPMVWVYSAYNVMTFMICGDILVNWLMGALAVRSGRVQALSRPA, encoded by the coding sequence ATGCTCGTCATGAAGCTGTGGTACGGGATCGAGCAGGCGGTGAAGGCCCTGCTGATCGGGCTGGTCACCGTGATGGTCGCGACCAGCCTGGCCCAGGTGTTCTGGCGCTATGTCTTCAACGACCCGCTGACCTGGTCGGAGGAGCTGGCCCGCTACCTGTTCGTCTGGATCGCGTACCTGTCGGCCTGGCTGACCTGGCGGCACCGCGCCCACATCGCGCTGGACGCCGTCACCTACCTGCGCTCGCCGGTGCTGGAGCGGTGGTCGGCCCGGCTGGTGGAGGTGCTGGTGCTGGGCTTCTGCGCCTATACCTTCTACGCCAATTTCCGGCTGCTGGGGCTGACGGTGGACCAGCCGTCGGCCGTGCTGGAGATCCCGATGGTGTGGGTCTACTCCGCCTACAACGTCATGACCTTCATGATCTGCGGCGACATCCTGGTGAACTGGCTGATGGGCGCCCTGGCCGTCCGGTCCGGCCGCGTCCAGGCCCTGAGCCGGCCGGCCTGA